One genomic region from Mastacembelus armatus chromosome 21, fMasArm1.2, whole genome shotgun sequence encodes:
- the LOC113123909 gene encoding CD209 antigen-like protein E isoform X3 produces MEEIYVNVSHLDSDDKITSRKQTGPRSSESRFHGAVVLCLGLLSVFLLAGLIGLAVHHGVSVRRSAAELSTIKANLTERLQDSINHISSMTKERDLLNTSLIQLTEETNRLKSLSKQKKSCPAGWTMFRCSCYLLSTQAGSWDKGRQDCRDREAELVTIDSYEEQVFVSALNKKDTWLGLNDIETEGTWKWADGTALTVK; encoded by the exons ATGGAGGAAATCTATGTTAATGTTTCACATCTGGACTCTGATGACAAAATAACTTCAAGAAAGCAGACAG GTCCCAGGAGCTCAGAGAGCAGATTTCATGGAGCTGTTGTTCTCTGTCTGGGGctgctcagtgttttcctgctggCTGGACTCATCGGCCTCGCTGTCCACC ATGGAGTCTCAGTACGTCGTTCAGCTGCAGAACTCTCCACTATCAAAGCCAACCTGACTGAGCGTCTCCAGGACAGTATTAACCACATTTCCTCCATGACTAAAGAGAGAGACCTGCTGAACACCAGCCTCATCCAACTGACTGAAGAGACGAACAGACTTAAGAGTTTGTCCAAACAGA AGAAATCATGTCCTGCAGGATGGACCATGTTCAGGTGTAGCTGTTATCTCCTCTCCACTCAGGCTGGTTCTTGGGACAAAGGCAGACaagactgcagagacagagaagcagaacTGGTGACCATAGACAGTTATGAAGAACAG GTATTTGTCAGTGCACTCAACAAGAAAGACACTTGGCTTGGTTTGAATGACATAGAGACTGAGGGCACCTGGAAATGGGCTGATGGGACTGCACTGACTGTGAA GTAA
- the LOC113123909 gene encoding CD209 antigen-like protein E isoform X2 encodes MEEIYVNVKPSPNTGPRSSESRFHGAVVLCLGLLSVFLLAGLIGLAVHHGVSVRRSAAELSTIKANLTERLQDSINHISSMTKERDLLNTSLIQLTEETNRLKSLSKQKKSCPAGWTMFRCSCYLLSTQAGSWDKGRQDCRDREAELVTIDSYEEQVFVSALNKKDTWLGLNDIETEGTWKWADGTALTVKYWIMNQPDNGNGDPQYGEEDCGHLYHATKADGNWNDLRCNSILQWICEKMA; translated from the exons ATGGAGGAAATTTATGTTAATGTCAAACCTTCACCAAACACAG GTCCCAGGAGCTCAGAGAGCAGATTTCATGGAGCTGTTGTTCTCTGTCTGGGGctgctcagtgttttcctgctggCTGGACTCATCGGCCTCGCTGTCCACC ATGGAGTCTCAGTACGTCGTTCAGCTGCAGAACTCTCCACTATCAAAGCCAACCTGACTGAGCGTCTCCAGGACAGTATTAACCACATTTCCTCCATGACTAAAGAGAGAGACCTGCTGAACACCAGCCTCATCCAACTGACTGAAGAGACGAACAGACTTAAGAGTTTGTCCAAACAGA AGAAATCATGTCCTGCAGGATGGACCATGTTCAGGTGTAGCTGTTATCTCCTCTCCACTCAGGCTGGTTCTTGGGACAAAGGCAGACaagactgcagagacagagaagcagaacTGGTGACCATAGACAGTTATGAAGAACAG GTATTTGTCAGTGCACTCAACAAGAAAGACACTTGGCTTGGTTTGAATGACATAGAGACTGAGGGCACCTGGAAATGGGCTGATGGGACTGCACTGACTGTGAA GTACTGGATAATGAACCAGCCAGATAATGGTAATGGAGATCCACAATATGGTGAGGAGGACTGTGGACATTTATACCATGCGACAAAAGCAGATGGAAACTGGAACGATCTTCGGTGTAACAGCATTCTGCAATGGATCTGTGAAAAAATGGCTTAG
- the LOC113123909 gene encoding CD209 antigen-like protein E isoform X1, whose amino-acid sequence MEEIYVNVSHLDSDDKITSRKQTGPRSSESRFHGAVVLCLGLLSVFLLAGLIGLAVHHGVSVRRSAAELSTIKANLTERLQDSINHISSMTKERDLLNTSLIQLTEETNRLKSLSKQKKSCPAGWTMFRCSCYLLSTQAGSWDKGRQDCRDREAELVTIDSYEEQVFVSALNKKDTWLGLNDIETEGTWKWADGTALTVKYWIMNQPDNGNGDPQYGEEDCGHLYHATKADGNWNDLRCNSILQWICEKMA is encoded by the exons ATGGAGGAAATCTATGTTAATGTTTCACATCTGGACTCTGATGACAAAATAACTTCAAGAAAGCAGACAG GTCCCAGGAGCTCAGAGAGCAGATTTCATGGAGCTGTTGTTCTCTGTCTGGGGctgctcagtgttttcctgctggCTGGACTCATCGGCCTCGCTGTCCACC ATGGAGTCTCAGTACGTCGTTCAGCTGCAGAACTCTCCACTATCAAAGCCAACCTGACTGAGCGTCTCCAGGACAGTATTAACCACATTTCCTCCATGACTAAAGAGAGAGACCTGCTGAACACCAGCCTCATCCAACTGACTGAAGAGACGAACAGACTTAAGAGTTTGTCCAAACAGA AGAAATCATGTCCTGCAGGATGGACCATGTTCAGGTGTAGCTGTTATCTCCTCTCCACTCAGGCTGGTTCTTGGGACAAAGGCAGACaagactgcagagacagagaagcagaacTGGTGACCATAGACAGTTATGAAGAACAG GTATTTGTCAGTGCACTCAACAAGAAAGACACTTGGCTTGGTTTGAATGACATAGAGACTGAGGGCACCTGGAAATGGGCTGATGGGACTGCACTGACTGTGAA GTACTGGATAATGAACCAGCCAGATAATGGTAATGGAGATCCACAATATGGTGAGGAGGACTGTGGACATTTATACCATGCGACAAAAGCAGATGGAAACTGGAACGATCTTCGGTGTAACAGCATTCTGCAATGGATCTGTGAAAAAATGGCTTAG